Part of the Tribolium castaneum strain GA2 chromosome 4, icTriCast1.1, whole genome shotgun sequence genome is shown below.
CCCAAAACAGAGCAGACTTTCGCGTACGTAACCTCGCGGTGTGTGTATAACTAAAGGTGGCATGAAGATGGTGCAGGCACCGTTCGAAACGTGTGACTACGTGACGCCTGAAGTAAGTCAACACggaatgaagaaaaaaatttttttttggtttgaattattgaaaaactgaatgGAGCGTGTTAttgactttttatttttaattgtgacgtttttgtaaattttcataCAATTGTGATTATTTGCGTATCATGCttatgcaatatttttttaccttgaAGAGGTAATATACCGCAAAACCTCTAATTTATATTCCTTGCACTTGAAATACGAATGTCTGGGCACGTCTGCGCTTGCCCAAAGACACACCTACGAAACACAACCTTATGAATACCACAAACGAGCTGCAATATTAATGGTTTTTGCATCATCTTCGACATTTATGTTTGTATTAAAGGCCAAAGAAGTGACGTACTTGAATTAAACGACAGaacaatgaaaaataaaatattaattgcatTGCTTGCTTTTATactttttcgtttaattttttttttcatgcaTTTGGTGAAAATATTAGTAGAGTTCGAGGAAACAATTAGATAAAATAATTGCGTGTCTAAATGTCAACAACAAAACAGGACTCAATTAGGATTGACCCACTTTTTAGCGGCCAATCGATGCCAGGAAAATCCTATTGGAGTTAAAGTTGGACacggaaaataatttattttaggaATCTTCAACCTCACATTGAATTTATTCCATATATATGTAAAAAAAGAAGTATACCCACAATAAATAGATAATAGGTGTGTCAGAAATTAAAGTACAAACTAAGATAAAGATCTTTGTATTGTATGTACGTTGAATATTGGATCGTTCTGAGATTAAATTCTAAGATATTTGGCAATATCTCGCTTATCTTTggattatatttttattgttcctccattttttagcaaattcgTCGAAATACCATTAAGAAATCGGATATTCcagtcaataattttttatcaaattaattaatcaaaaattataaacaaacaatactcctataattttttatatctgATAAATACCTTTATAATGTCATTAATCCTAGCAATTATGATATCCTAGTTGTATATCACGTCAACGGTTTATAAGCCGAAGCTTATCAGAAATTTTCTTAGTAAGTGAGTGAAACTTGATAcgtgaaaactaaaaaatggtTATTCAAGTTACCCCAACTGTAAGTCCAAAACTCACAAACTCGGTGATTCATTTAAATGATAATAACACACAACCGGTATAAACAAACAGTGATTAAAGTTCATTAGAAAACTAGCTGCATCACAGAAATATTTAGATAAACATTCGCAAAATACGGAATTTCCGACCGTAATTGGTATTTTCAAAACGCGTGCAGAAAATGACTAATTACATCACAGCAAGTGATGTTCGTGTGCATCTGAACCGTTATGAAAGCTTTAATTACagtactttttttctattttttttgttgtgtttgTGTTCAATTTTTCGCTCGTTGTCCccaagtgacataaaaattacaatacagtaaaacctctcaactatggacaccgatggggaatttttaactgtCCGTTGTAGAGAAGTGTCCACTCAAAGCAATCTAGAAAAACTGaagaatttctcaaaaagtgCGGTTTTCCGCCGCGAAAAATCCACCTTGAGATAAGAGTCGTGTctggaatttattaaaatagatTGGAGTGTTTGCTCAATTGTTCGAGTGAAAGCACGTCATTTTTGTCTAGGTTGTGAAACCTTTTCCTTGCAAATGATTGTCTAACATTTCCTCAGCTTGCGTGACGATTCACAGGCAAGCAACCTCAACTACCACACCCCTGCCTTGGACCAATCGCATTCTCCCAACGTGGAGGCTCGTTCTGGGTACCATGGAGCAGTGTGTGGGAGAGAGATCGTAAAACTTATCGTACTTTATATATTCGTGTGTGTTCGTCGGGTCGGGTTTAACACACACATACACGTTTCAAGGCGCGATTGTTACTTTCATATCGTGTTATCGCCGTTATCGATAGTGGGTTTTTCGTTTGTCCGAGTCggattttccgattttttaagtgaaaaaatGGGTTTTAGAAGAAACTCACATTCGCAAGCGCAGGCGGCGGTATGTATAAGTTAGGTTCGGTTACTGGACGCTGGTTGGTCGGAATTGAGGGTGTGAGTCGGTTCGACCAACCAATACGCGCTATCAGTGTGACGTAGACATTTGAGGTAGGTCAGCACCTTAAAGCTAAACAATCGCCATTTTCAATGCTTTTCTTATGggcatttaaaagtttttcgtatttctttaatgctagaagtgtaggaacattacttttacagagaaatgatagctatgaaaaatgcaatgtcgtttcttaaagattttagcaactgagctaatatttctgtaagttgaacacataaatccttttctaacctaacttttttcaaacttcaaaattcagtttttcttaatttggacatcatattgatgtaaattattatgtggcCTTTTAAAACTGAGGGAAAAATGGTTTGCCACACTAATGACATTGGATTTCTTCTGAATGACGAATTCATGGGGTGCAACCGGCGCAACCCCAATAAACGGGTTGTTTTCTGTCCCCCTCCCCCATCACGAGGGATGAATAGCAGGTATACGAGGGTAGAGGGTTCAGGCACATACATGGTTGAAAGTAGTACGGGTTGTGAGTTCTGTGCTTCTTTCGTGAGTGTCTTTTGTTATCGTGTTTTTTCCGATCGTTCTCCATATCTTCGtgttcttgaatttttaaaattctgtttttccaAGACATTATCTCATTTTTGTGGTACATCATTAGGTATGATttgtgaataatattttgttgcgaTACTTTGATAGTTCATGTGTAGTAGGTTTTTACATCACAACTATGGGAATGTGTTGGGCTCCAGATTGCAAACACTATAGTACTCGCgataaatgccatttttttagttttcctaaGTCGGGAAAAGAACGAGCactatggaaaaaattgttgaggtaatttttaatagatgttttgatattaatttttaattgcttgtttcattgttaaatgtagaaGAGATGTAGAACCCGGACCAGGAGCCTACGTTTGCAGCTGCCATTTTCGGGATGGAAGAAAGGAAAATGgtcctgaattatttttgcacaatatcgcaaaaagagcctattttcaagtggaatctccagaaaaaaaaaagatgaaaaaacaagGACTCCCTTCTTGTTCTAGTTCCGCTGAATcattaaggtaaaaagtgaatcctagttttaaattgatttacaatttgatCATTTGAATAGTGTTGATATACCGGAAGAAACAGTACCATCGACAATGAATTTAGAGGAAGTGCCATCGACGTCTACAGCCGTAGTTGCAGCACCAGCAGATATAATTCAAGATGCTCCGTTAGAATCTATGGGTGTGCAAGCACCCTTGGTGTCACATGCGGCTCTTGAAGCAGAAatgtattttctcaaaaaggaaaatgctgaacttaaagcaaaaatacaatatctgACAGTACGATTTTGCTATGAAAATGTTCAAGGAAATGACAAACTCATTGTTTTATATACCGGTCTTCCCAATAGCCAGATTTTCGAAGCATTGTTTCACTTAATCGAAAAGTTGgacataaaatattaccacAAATGGACAGTCCAAAAGTTAACTAGAATTGACCAACTCTTTTTAACCCTAGTAAAATTACGACTCAATTTCCCTCAACTTGATTTGGCGCAACGCTTTGGGGTTGCCCAAAGCACAGtttctaatattattttaacatttgtccatgtaatatatgaaattttatataaacagtTTATGACGACAATGCCTTCgcgcgaaaaaaataaatcttgcttgccaacatgttttagcaattttactaattgtagAGCAGTTCTAGATTGTACCGAAATTTTCACTGTGGTATCACGTAAGTCTATGTcaacacagaaattaacaTATAGTACTTACAAACATCATAATACTTTCAAAGGGCTAATTGGAGTTGCACCCAATGGTGTCATCACATTTGTAAGTGATTTATACGTGGGATCAACTTCTGatcaaaaagttgttttaaattgtggaaTAATCGACATGTTAAAAACTGGAGATATGATTTTAGCCGATAAGGGATTTTTGATCCAAAATATTCTGCCACCAGGGGTCACTTTGAATATTCCaccttttttatcaaatgtccAATTTACACCAGAGCAAGTTAAGTGTACCGAAAATATTGCACGTGCAAGAATACACGTCGAAAGGGCAATACGccgattaaaatgttatcatattttaaattttttgccagagTCTTTGTGCCACTATGgagatattgtttttaaagcgACTGCCGCTTTAACAAACCTccaatttccattaattaaagaggtagcagaattgtttcaggattgtgatgattaaaataatgtaaaataaaaaccatctatttatatacagtttattattgtgaaataaaggaaatatattggtcaagataaaattcttttaaaatattgatattttctGACCACCCCggatctttttcaatttgaaatatctCTGTGCACTTTGGTGTCCACACGACAAAGTAGCAGATACTTCGACCAGTGATGTGCATTTGCCCCTGTACTTGGtggtaataattgtgattgctgttaagattaatgtcctcattttcatccctccaataaaaatattttttatccttcaGGGCTTCAGACAAACTGTCAGTGTCCCTATATTTATATGGGCATTTAATTTCGAGAATCCCATCTTCTTCCACTAATCCATCAGGACTTGCTCCCAAAAAGCCTGATTCTTccaacctacaaaaaaaagtaatattacattattcatCTAAGTTAtacgtgttaattattttcgacctaCCAAAATCCCGTCTCTTGGACTTTAAGATTCGTCGCTTCTTCAAATTCTCTGAGCGCTGTCTTCTCGTGGGTCTTACCCCACTGCACAGCAGCAACCCTGTCAAGCGAATAGCCTtccgccaaatttttaaataaagagggTGGGAATCTTCGTCTACTGCAAGCAGATAGTACCATGCCAAACCTGCTGGCCGTTAAACGATGTTTCCTTGCTACATGCCAATTTTCGTTAACATGTTGGCCCCGAGTGCACGCCTCAACCAGTTTAATGCGTGCCTCATCTATTCTGCACTTCTCCAAAAGAAACTTTTGTTTGTCTATGGCCTGCACGTATTCTAAGCTTTGTAGAATTTCTTCGAtatctgcaataatttttctggcttCTTCACTTGCTTCTGGTCTTAGGAGCCAAGTGAAGCCCACCACATTCGTGACGCCTATTTCGGCACGGAACTGAATAATTTCGTCCTCAGTAGAGGACCTAGACAGTGCCGTATAGTTTGATAATTTCGGCTTGTAAACATCAGCTAACTTAATGACTTCTGTTTgtggtgttgtttttgatgGGGCACTCCACTGACACTCAATGTCAGTAGCACTTACATTATAATGAGCATAATATAATGCTGCAGCCATATGATGGCAAGCCACGTTGCCCCTTGGGCAGGTACAATGTGCCGTCTTAACCCCTTCTTCTAGGTCATATGAAATCTAAAACACACTTTGTAGAAGAAATGTCtaacagttaaataaatacaaacctccacagtataatttagctttttcaTGCTCGGTAGAACTTCTGCAGAAATTCTCATCGGTTGTACTGTGCCATCAAACCTAAATTTGGTGACGTGACCGCtggtaaaagcattttctccccgaactaaaaagcgattaccgtccccaaaaaatttcgcaataaagtgaaacttaacaatgtgcttttctgccactaaaatgcataaatataaTAGTTTCTCAAAGTATAATTAAAGCTTACTCACTTTCTCACCGACAACGTGGTTCCctgtattcttttataaagttcgtattttcacaaaaagtcacttctaaattaaattaaagtctcTAGTGGCACAAATTACACCCGCTGCAGCTATTTGACACGTTATTAACGCACAAACACaaccaaaaaaccgaaaaacgtATTACACCACATGTAAAAGACTGGTTGTTTAGCTTTGAGCAACTGACCTACCGTAATAAGAGTGGGGAGGTGACGTCACGACTGATAGCGCGTATTCATTAAAGCGAGCACATGGTGTAGCGATTGATTATCATTTTGTAATGAATGGGGGTTTCAAATGTATGGAAATGTCGTAGTTAGGTACCGGTTTTAAGGTCGGGTTTTCTGGAGAAGGTCgtgttttgaaatttattaagtcATTGAATAAGTGAGAGAGAACGGATTTGCTTTatcacaatttaaaaacagaaaaagacGTTCAAGATTGCAAAGATAAGAGAGGACAATACGTTTCAAACGACCACAAGCGATAAACTATTACTATTAGGAATAGATAACATTTTGCCTCTTGCAGATCCGCGAAAAATGCCAAGAGCTCATCCTGAGCAACGCACAACTGGAAGAATACAAGAAGAAACTGCTGAACGACTTGAAGAAAGGTCTCGGAAAGGCGACCCACCCGACATCGATTGTAAAATGTTTCATTACCTACGTCCAAGACCTGCCCGATGGTTCAGGTAAATATTGGTTACCTAACACACGGAACTACAGCATAATGCggcataaaattaattatctatGTTAAGATATTCGTTTGCGTAGCTCCACCTTCGATTATCAATAACCGGAGCCAATGACCTTTCGAGTTAACACCTGAATGAGAATTGGATTTTTTCAGAAACGGGTAAATTCCTTGCACTGGATCTTGGCGGCACAAATTTCCGCGTACTTTTGATCGAACTGAGCAAGAATCACTTCGAAATGCGGTCGAA
Proteins encoded:
- the LOC107399213 gene encoding uncharacterized protein LOC107399213, with product MWPFKTEGKMVCHTNDIGFLLNDEFMGCNRRNPNKRVVFCPPPPSRGMNSRYTRVEGSGTYMVESSTGCEFCASFVSVFCYRVFSDRSPYLRVLEFLKFCFSKTLSHFCGTSLVGFYITTMGMCWAPDCKHYSTRDKCHFFSFPKSGKERALWKKLLRRDVEPGPGAYVCSCHFRDGRKENGPELFLHNIAKRAYFQVESPEKKKMKKQGLPSCSSSAESLSVDIPEETVPSTMNLEEVPSTSTAVVAAPADIIQDAPLESMGVQAPLVSHAALEAEMYFLKKENAELKAKIQYLTVRFCYENVQGNDKLIVLYTGLPNSQIFEALFHLIEKLDIKYYHKWTVQKLTRIDQLFLTLVKLRLNFPQLDLAQRFGVAQSTVSNIILTFVHVIYEILYKQFMTTMPSREKNKSCLPTCFSNFTNCRAVLDCTEIFTVVSRLIGVAPNGVITFVSDLYVGSTSDQKVVLNCGIIDMLKTGDMILADKGFLIQNILPPGVTLNIPPFLSNVQFTPEQVKCTENIARARIHVERAIRRLKCYHILNFLPESLCHYGDIVFKATAALTNLQFPLIKEVAELFQDCDD
- the LOC135265981 gene encoding uncharacterized protein LOC135265981 isoform X2, which produces MRISAEVLPSMKKLNYTVEISYDLEEGVKTAHCTCPRGNVACHHMAAALYYAHYNVSATDIECQWSAPSKTTPQTEVIKLADVYKPKLSNYTALSRSSTEDEIIQFRAEIGVTNVVGFTWLLRPEASEEARKIIADIEEILQSLEYVQAIDKQKFLLEKCRIDEARIKLVEACTRGQHVNENWHVARKHRLTASRFGMVLSACSRRRFPPSLFKNLAEGYSLDRVAAVQWGKTHEKTALREFEEATNLKVQETGFWLEESGFLGASPDGLVEEDGILEIKCPYKYRDTDSLSEALKDKKYFYWRDENEDINLNSNHNYYHQVQGQMHITGRSICYFVVWTPKCTEIFQIEKDPGWSENINILKEFYLDQYISFISQ
- the LOC135265981 gene encoding uncharacterized protein LOC135265981 isoform X1; protein product: MAEKHIVKFHFIAKFFGDGNRFLVRGENAFTSGHVTKFRFDGTVQPMRISAEVLPSMKKLNYTVEISYDLEEGVKTAHCTCPRGNVACHHMAAALYYAHYNVSATDIECQWSAPSKTTPQTEVIKLADVYKPKLSNYTALSRSSTEDEIIQFRAEIGVTNVVGFTWLLRPEASEEARKIIADIEEILQSLEYVQAIDKQKFLLEKCRIDEARIKLVEACTRGQHVNENWHVARKHRLTASRFGMVLSACSRRRFPPSLFKNLAEGYSLDRVAAVQWGKTHEKTALREFEEATNLKVQETGFWLEESGFLGASPDGLVEEDGILEIKCPYKYRDTDSLSEALKDKKYFYWRDENEDINLNSNHNYYHQVQGQMHITGRSICYFVVWTPKCTEIFQIEKDPGWSENINILKEFYLDQYISFISQ